The sequence TCCACATAAATTTCACCATCTTTAACTTTGCTTTTAAGATCAAAGTTAATCTCTGAAGAACCAAAGATTTCTTTTGCTTCTTTTTCAACTTTTTCCATAATTTCTATAGGATTCTTTTTAAACTCTTCAATGGTATATATATTACTTGGATGGAAAGGTAATGCAATTGTAGGCTCAATAGTTGAAAGATCCACATATACAATACCATCATAATATGCGATTTCATCTGGATTTAACTGTGAGTAATCCTCTACTCTTCCATGAATATCATAATATTCTTTAACTTTTTCATCTGTACACCATATGGATGACCAACAAGTTGTTTCTGTTGTCATTACATCAATACCATTACGGTACTCAATATCAAGATTCTCAACACCATCGCCTATAAATTCCATCACTTTATTTTTAACATAACCATTTTTATATACATTACCTATTATTTGAAGAGCCACATCTTGAGGTCCAACACCCTTTTGTGGTTTTCCTGTTAAATAAATCCCTATTACTTCAGGTCTTTTTATATCATAAGTTTGGCTTAGAAGTTGTTTTGCTATCTCTCCTCCACCTTCTCCAACACCCATTGTCCCTAAAGATCCATATCTAGTATGGCTATCTGATCCAAGAATCATATTGCCACATTTTGTCATCATTTCTCTATTGTAAGAATGAATAACCGCTATATTTGGAGGCACATATATGCCACCGAATTTTTTTGCTGCTGATAGAGCAAATTTATGGTCATCTTCGTTAATTGTCCCTCCAACAGCACATAGACTATTGTGACAATTTGTTAATACATATGGTACTGGGAACTTTGTCATTCCACTTGCTCTTGCCGTTTGAATGATACCTACATATGTAATGTCATGAGAGGTTAATGAATCAAATTTCATTTTTAAATCATTTTCACTATCTGATGTATTATGTTTTTTAAGAATTGAATAAGTTATCGTCCCTTTTTTCGCATCTTCTTTAGTAATTTCTTTACCTATTTTATTTTTGATTATTGAAGCCGCATCTCCATCTTCAGCAATTAATTCTTTACCATTTAATAGATAAGCACCTGTGTCATATAATTTTACCATTTGCTTTTCATCCTCCTGTATAAGTTTACTAATTTATATATTGATAAAAAAAGCACATAGCTGTGCTTTTTTTATTCATAATTTGTTGTCTATTACATTCTTTGATGTATTTTTAATATGAAGATTAGCCAATTCTTCTGCTTTATCTTTATCTTTAGCTTTTATTGCTTCTAATATAGCTTTATGTTCTTCAATAGATTTAATAGCTCTATCTGTTGAAGCCAATGAAGCTTTTCTAACCCTTTGGACATAATGATGAAAGTCCGATAAAATATGCTTTAAAGTTCTACTATTAGCAGCATCATATAAGGCTTCATGAAATCTATTGTCTAGTTCATATAGATGTTCAAAATGTCCTTTACTTATATGAAAATCACACAAGCAAATGATCTCTTCCAGCTTCTCTAGCTTTATATCTGTAAGATTGTCCACTGCCCATCTTGCACACAATCCTTCTAGGAGAGACCTAATTGCGTAAATATCTTTTATATCTTTATCATTAATACCCATAACAACGGCACCTTTGTTAGGTATAATACTAACTAGTCCTTCTAATTCTAACTGACGAATTGCTTCACGTACAGGTGTACGACTTACACCTAGTTCATTAGAAATAGATGTTTCTTTTAAGGATTCATTTTCTTTATATTTTCCTGTCAGAATGTCTTCTCTAATCCTATGAAAGACTCTTCCTCTTAAAGAATATTTGTCTGTTACTTCATCTTGGACCTTATACTCGCTCAACAGAGGCGCCTCCTTGAATTACCCTAATTTATCAATTGTTTCCATAATATAATTAGCATAAGCCGCACTTGTTGCACCTGTATCTCTACCAGTCATAACAAGTTTTTTCTCAGTTTGAGAACAGATTTCTAATGCTTTATATAATTTATCTGCTTCTTCTATATAGCCAATGTGATTTAATAACATTGCACCTGCTCTAATAACACTTGATGGATCAGCATAGATATCTCTACCTTCATCTACCATTCTTGGAGCAGAACCGTGAATCGCTTCAAACATTGAGTATTGTTTACCAATATTTGCACTTCCAGCTGTACCTACGCCACCTTGGAATTCAGCAGCTTCATCTGTTAAAATATCACCATAAAGATTAGGTAATACAAATACTTCAAATTGAGTTCTTCTTTTTTCATCAATAAGTTTTGCTGTCATAATATCGATGTACCAATCATCCATTTCAACTTCTGGATAATTTTTAGATACTTCTTTACATACATCTAAGAATTTACCATCTGTTGTTTTTACTACATTTGCTTTTGTAACTACTGTTACTTTTTTCTTACCATTCTTTTTAGCATAGTCAAAAGCAGCTTCTGCAATACGTTGTGTCCCTTGACTTGTAATTACTTTAAAGTCAATTGCTAAGTCTTCAGACACATTAACCCCTTGACTTCCTAAAGCATAAGAGTCTTCTGTATTTTCTCTAAAGAAAGTCCAATCAATACCAAGTTCAGGAACTTTTACTGGACGAACATTTGCAAATAAGTCTAATTCTTTTCTCATTGCAACATTGGCGCTTTCAACATTTGGCCATGGATCGCCCTTTCTTGGTGTAGTTGTAGGACCTTTTAATATTACATGACATTTTTTTAATTCTTCTAATACGTCATCAGGAATAGCTTTCCCAACTTCAGCTCTTTTTTCAATAGTACAACCTTCTATTACTCTAAATTCTACTTTTCCTTTATTCACTTCATCATTTAATAAGAACTCAAGAATTCTTTGAGCTTGACCAGTAATTGCTGGACCGATACCATCTCCACCAACAACACCAATAACAATAGTATCTAATGACTTATAGTCAAGAAAATCTTTCTGTTCTTTTAATCTCTCTACTCTTTCAAGTTGTTCTTTTACAATTGTTTCGAATTGCTTTAAATAATCCATTTTAATTCCTCCTATTTATTGTATATTTTCTTCTTCTTTCCTTTTTTATACACTAGGAAATATTATGATTTTCCATCACCAACTACAATGAAAATAGTTTTATTTACATAGGAAACTACTACCCTTCCCAGCATACAAAAATTATGATTAAATGGCTACCTTTATAATAACCAAATTAAAGCTTACGAATAATACTTGTTTGGTTGTTACATTTAATATGTTTTTGTGTAAGATTCAATCCAATTATTCACATTCTGTAAGTAAAGATATATTATGATTCACTTATATTATTACTTCCTAATCTATTTTACCATAAATTGTCTAAAATTTGAAACCTAATTTTTCTTTATATTCATTAACAACTATAGACAACTCCTTGTCAGTAATAGCTGTTACTCGACCAGACTCATATTCTAAATCAACCCACTCTTTTACTTTTTCAACTAATGCATGTTTTTTATCTAATGCATTCTCACCAGTTAAGTTATAATAAGTGTTGATCCAATGAGCAACTCCAGAAATACCTGAAGTATTTGTAATAGCAACCTTTATAGGTCTATTGAGTAATAATTCTGTGTCAAATATATTATAGATTTCTTCATTTTTTAAAATGCCATCTGCGTGAATCCCTGCTCTAGTTACATTGAATTCATCTCCTACAAATGGTGTTCTTGGCGGTATTTCATATCCTATTTCTTTTTTAAAGTACTCTGCGATTTCAGTTATAATTCTGGTATTCATACCATCAAGGGTTCCTCTGAGTTGAGCATATTCGAAAATCATAGCCTCTAACGGTGTATTTCCTGTTCTTTCACCAATTCCAAATAATGAACAATTAACAGAGGAACTTCCATACAACCATGCTGTTGATGAATTTTGAACAGCTCTATAAAAATCATTGTGACCGTGCCATTCAATTAACTCCGAAGGAACTCTAGCGTGATGATTCAACCCATATATAATCCCTGATACGCTTCTTGGTAATACTGCTCCTGGGAAACTTATACCATAACCCATTGTGTCACATGCTCTTATCTTAATTGGCATACCAGTTTCTTCCATTAACAACATCAAATCACGGACAAAAGGTACTACAAATCCATAAAAGTCAGCTCTTGTTATGTCTTCTAAGTGACATCTAGGTTTTATCCCAGCTTCTATACATTCTTTAATAATAGAAATATAATGTTCAAGGGCTTGTTTTCTTGTCATTTTAAGTTTATCAAAAATATGGTAATCAGAACAACTAACTAGTATGCCTGTTTCTTCTAACCCTATTTCTTTTACA comes from Natranaerovirga pectinivora and encodes:
- a CDS encoding GntR family transcriptional regulator encodes the protein MSEYKVQDEVTDKYSLRGRVFHRIREDILTGKYKENESLKETSISNELGVSRTPVREAIRQLELEGLVSIIPNKGAVVMGINDKDIKDIYAIRSLLEGLCARWAVDNLTDIKLEKLEEIICLCDFHISKGHFEHLYELDNRFHEALYDAANSRTLKHILSDFHHYVQRVRKASLASTDRAIKSIEEHKAILEAIKAKDKDKAEELANLHIKNTSKNVIDNKL
- a CDS encoding isocitrate/isopropylmalate family dehydrogenase, with the translated sequence MDYLKQFETIVKEQLERVERLKEQKDFLDYKSLDTIVIGVVGGDGIGPAITGQAQRILEFLLNDEVNKGKVEFRVIEGCTIEKRAEVGKAIPDDVLEELKKCHVILKGPTTTPRKGDPWPNVESANVAMRKELDLFANVRPVKVPELGIDWTFFRENTEDSYALGSQGVNVSEDLAIDFKVITSQGTQRIAEAAFDYAKKNGKKKVTVVTKANVVKTTDGKFLDVCKEVSKNYPEVEMDDWYIDIMTAKLIDEKRRTQFEVFVLPNLYGDILTDEAAEFQGGVGTAGSANIGKQYSMFEAIHGSAPRMVDEGRDIYADPSSVIRAGAMLLNHIGYIEEADKLYKALEICSQTEKKLVMTGRDTGATSAAYANYIMETIDKLG
- a CDS encoding 2-isopropylmalate synthase, with protein sequence MFGFSKKTNLIERTETEYPLQDVKEPNMFRNLFPYNEPPKIAFNHRLVPINMPDEIWITDTTFRDGQQSREPYTTEQIVKIFDYLHHLGGPKGIVRQSEFFLYGKKDRDAVYKCMEKGYQFPEITSWIRASTKDFQLVKEIGLEETGILVSCSDYHIFDKLKMTRKQALEHYISIIKECIEAGIKPRCHLEDITRADFYGFVVPFVRDLMLLMEETGMPIKIRACDTMGYGISFPGAVLPRSVSGIIYGLNHHARVPSELIEWHGHNDFYRAVQNSSTAWLYGSSSVNCSLFGIGERTGNTPLEAMIFEYAQLRGTLDGMNTRIITEIAEYFKKEIGYEIPPRTPFVGDEFNVTRAGIHADGILKNEEIYNIFDTELLLNRPIKVAITNTSGISGVAHWINTYYNLTGENALDKKHALVEKVKEWVDLEYESGRVTAITDKELSIVVNEYKEKLGFKF